A genomic segment from uncultured Alistipes sp. encodes:
- a CDS encoding BamA/TamA family outer membrane protein, giving the protein MIAARFRSLLTSMLCVFAIHSAAQNQDSIRTDSSVDRPVMGTCRSKSELRQMRRDSIRQRKNLWISVLGGPSYTPEASFGIGGAMLTSFRINRADSVSQRSYLPVGFNLSLNGTIVVSGTGALFMRQNRFRIYLKYSFRDEPSNYYGVGYNAIEHTRKGENTTEFHKQAFQFHPRFVWEVRPSLYLGTLIDLNHSSSTDINPVMASDPYFTKYKSRYTGVGAGAIVQYDTRDDIATPSQGLLLSAMGTFYLKPLGSTYNYQLLDLEYRHFVPLFNRRSVLGWTARTQMGFGDIPFTELPMFGSPFDLRGYYWGKYRDKSMAYGIVEYRHMFGSEESYRKGSFWSKLGFVVWGGTGTIGENPTKWTRWKWNYGAGLRIQVQPKKNFRMDIGREPGQKGVLFYMNMTEAF; this is encoded by the coding sequence ATGATTGCAGCTCGCTTCCGGTCTCTACTGACATCGATGCTATGTGTGTTCGCAATCCACAGCGCGGCTCAAAATCAGGATTCGATTCGTACTGACAGCAGCGTCGACAGACCGGTAATGGGGACTTGCAGATCGAAGTCCGAATTACGGCAGATGCGCCGTGATTCGATCCGGCAGCGTAAAAATCTCTGGATCTCCGTTCTCGGTGGACCGTCCTATACCCCTGAAGCATCGTTCGGAATTGGCGGTGCAATGCTGACATCATTCCGGATAAACAGGGCGGATTCGGTATCACAACGATCATATCTGCCTGTTGGATTCAATTTGTCGCTCAACGGCACGATTGTAGTCAGCGGCACCGGCGCTTTGTTTATGAGACAGAACCGATTCCGCATCTACCTCAAGTATTCGTTCCGCGATGAGCCGAGCAACTACTACGGAGTTGGGTACAACGCGATTGAACACACTCGAAAGGGAGAAAACACGACTGAATTCCATAAACAGGCATTTCAGTTCCATCCGCGTTTTGTGTGGGAAGTCCGGCCCTCGCTCTATTTGGGAACCTTGATTGACCTGAACCATTCTTCCTCGACCGATATTAATCCGGTAATGGCTTCCGATCCCTATTTTACAAAATACAAGTCCCGTTATACCGGTGTCGGTGCAGGTGCAATCGTTCAGTATGATACCCGCGATGACATTGCAACTCCTTCACAGGGTCTCCTGCTTAGTGCCATGGGAACCTTCTATCTCAAACCATTGGGCAGTACCTACAACTATCAGTTGCTCGATCTCGAGTATCGGCATTTTGTTCCTCTTTTCAATCGTCGCAGCGTGTTGGGGTGGACAGCGCGAACGCAAATGGGATTTGGCGACATCCCTTTTACCGAACTTCCGATGTTCGGCTCTCCGTTCGACCTGCGTGGATACTATTGGGGAAAATACCGGGATAAATCGATGGCGTACGGAATCGTGGAGTACCGACATATGTTCGGAAGCGAGGAATCGTACCGTAAAGGCTCCTTCTGGTCGAAACTTGGATTCGTGGTATGGGGCGGTACCGGAACCATCGGAGAAAATCCAACGAAATGGACCCGATGGAAATGGAACTACGGAGCAGGCCTCCGTATCCAGGTACAACCGAAGAAAAACTTCCGAATGGACATTGGGCGAGAGCCAGGACAGAAAGGCGTGCTTTTCTATATGAATATGACCGAAGCTTTCTGA
- a CDS encoding SLC13 family permease, which produces MINFPDIWIVFAGLCLMLGALIADWLRPGFVLFSGVVFFMCTGILSPQEALAGFANEGMITVGLLFLISEGVRRSDALGHLVKWLLPAQRGMSVRKGYLRILPSIVSVSAFLNNTPVVVVFIPIIKQWARKSGLAVRKFLIPLSYAAILGGMCTLIGTSTNLVVHGMMLDAGFEGFTMFELGKVGGCIALVGGLYLIFFGDKRLPGDTPNEETARNEEPTHLVEAVLGPRFPGINHPFGEFDFKSHYGAEIRAVRRNGVEIEELDKAVFRAGDTLVLDTDGSFIETWGESRVFLMLSNGSEHRPACPRWKKWLALGLLVIMIAGATFGSMPFMADLIPGRTLDMFFWVCIVAVLMACFGIFPAKKYTKFISWDILITIASALAISRAMVNSGLADWIAAGLTGLSGVASPWIVLAVLYITTNLITEFITNNAAAAFAFPVALSAAAQLGMDPMPFFVAICIAASCSFSSPIGYQTNMIVQGIGNYRFRDFVRIGLPLNIIAFVVSMTLIPLFWPFEAVAA; this is translated from the coding sequence ATGATAAATTTTCCTGACATTTGGATCGTCTTCGCTGGTCTTTGCCTGATGTTGGGAGCGCTGATTGCCGACTGGCTCAGGCCCGGCTTCGTGCTGTTCTCGGGCGTGGTGTTTTTCATGTGTACGGGTATTCTGTCGCCCCAGGAAGCCCTTGCAGGATTCGCCAACGAAGGCATGATTACTGTCGGGTTACTGTTCCTGATCAGTGAGGGTGTCCGTCGCAGCGACGCGCTGGGACATCTGGTCAAATGGCTGTTGCCCGCCCAACGCGGTATGTCCGTACGCAAGGGATATCTGCGCATCCTGCCGTCGATCGTTTCGGTATCGGCCTTTCTGAACAACACCCCCGTCGTGGTGGTTTTCATCCCGATTATCAAGCAGTGGGCCCGGAAATCGGGACTCGCCGTACGAAAATTCCTCATACCGCTCTCCTACGCAGCCATTTTGGGCGGCATGTGCACGCTGATAGGTACGTCGACCAATCTGGTCGTGCACGGCATGATGCTGGACGCCGGATTCGAGGGATTCACGATGTTCGAATTGGGGAAGGTCGGAGGGTGCATCGCCCTTGTCGGAGGGTTGTATCTGATTTTCTTCGGCGACAAGCGCCTGCCCGGGGATACACCCAATGAAGAGACGGCCCGTAACGAGGAGCCGACTCACCTGGTCGAAGCCGTTTTGGGCCCCCGCTTCCCGGGTATCAACCACCCGTTCGGCGAATTCGACTTCAAGAGCCATTACGGAGCCGAAATCCGGGCCGTAAGACGCAACGGCGTGGAGATCGAGGAGCTCGACAAAGCCGTATTCCGGGCCGGAGACACGCTGGTGCTCGATACCGACGGATCGTTCATCGAGACATGGGGCGAATCGCGCGTCTTCCTGATGTTGAGCAATGGTTCGGAGCATCGTCCCGCCTGCCCGCGCTGGAAGAAGTGGCTGGCCCTGGGGCTGTTGGTCATCATGATCGCCGGGGCCACGTTCGGAAGCATGCCCTTCATGGCGGATCTGATTCCGGGCCGAACGCTCGACATGTTCTTCTGGGTTTGCATCGTAGCGGTGCTGATGGCCTGCTTCGGTATCTTCCCGGCCAAGAAATACACGAAATTCATCTCGTGGGACATCCTCATCACGATCGCCTCGGCGCTGGCCATCAGCCGTGCCATGGTCAACTCGGGCCTTGCCGACTGGATCGCCGCCGGACTCACGGGGCTCTCGGGCGTCGCATCGCCGTGGATCGTGCTGGCCGTACTCTATATCACAACCAACCTCATCACCGAATTCATCACCAACAATGCCGCGGCGGCATTCGCCTTTCCCGTGGCTTTGTCGGCCGCCGCTCAGCTCGGCATGGATCCCATGCCTTTCTTCGTTGCGATCTGCATCGCCGCATCGTGCAGCTTCTCCTCGCCGATCGGCTACCAGACCAACATGATCGTGCAGGGCATCGGAAACTACCGGTTCCGCGACTTTGTGCGGATCGGATTGCCGCTGAACATCATCGCATTCGTCGTGTCGATGACGCTCATCCCGCTGTTCTGGCCCTTCGAGGCTGTAGCCGCCTAA
- the cysN gene encoding sulfate adenylyltransferase subunit CysN, translating into MARNIEEFLAQDERKDLLRFLTAGSVDDGKSTLIGRLLFDSKKLYEDQLDALERDSKRCGNAGDHIDYALLCDGLKAEREQGITIDVAYRYFATNRRKFIIADTPGHEQYTRNMITGGSTANLAIILVDARTGVITQTRRHSYLVSLLGIRHIVLAVNKMDLVDYSEARFREIVGEYRAWIEAQHLDIPDLQCIPLSALEGDNVVDPSPRMPWYTGPSLLNFLETVPIDLDINLHDFRFPVQYVLRPDADFRGYSGKIASGIVRRGDPVVALPSGRTSHIARIVTYDGDLEEAFAPQSVTLTLEDEIDLSRGEMLVHPDSLPHVGHRFRAMMVWMDEHPLDRSKAFYLKHTTHTTRAHVEAIHHRVEINVGETVEADGMKLNEIALVSLVTDAPLLFDSYRENRQTGAFILIDPVTNFTSAVGMIVAPDADAAPDGDAAERITVNLSGSAIGPEHDAAIADFCRLLREQTGIDIKTIRK; encoded by the coding sequence ATGGCACGCAACATAGAGGAATTTCTCGCACAGGACGAACGCAAGGACCTGCTGCGCTTTTTGACCGCCGGATCGGTCGACGACGGAAAGTCGACGCTCATCGGCCGGCTGCTCTTCGACAGCAAGAAGCTCTACGAAGACCAGCTCGACGCCCTCGAGCGCGACAGCAAACGCTGTGGCAATGCCGGCGACCATATCGACTATGCCCTGCTGTGCGACGGCCTGAAAGCCGAACGCGAACAGGGAATCACCATCGACGTCGCCTACCGCTACTTCGCCACCAATCGCCGCAAGTTCATCATCGCCGACACCCCGGGACACGAACAGTACACGCGCAACATGATCACCGGCGGCTCGACGGCCAATCTGGCCATCATTCTGGTCGACGCCCGCACGGGCGTCATTACGCAGACACGCCGCCACAGCTACCTGGTCTCGCTGCTCGGGATCCGCCACATCGTATTGGCCGTAAACAAAATGGACCTCGTCGACTACTCCGAGGCACGGTTCCGCGAGATCGTCGGCGAATACCGGGCCTGGATCGAGGCACAGCACCTCGACATCCCCGACCTGCAATGTATCCCGCTCTCGGCGCTCGAAGGCGACAACGTCGTCGACCCCAGCCCCCGCATGCCCTGGTACACGGGACCCTCGCTGCTGAACTTCCTCGAAACCGTCCCGATCGACCTCGACATCAACCTGCACGACTTCCGGTTCCCGGTGCAGTACGTGCTGCGTCCCGATGCCGACTTCCGCGGGTACAGCGGCAAGATCGCATCCGGCATCGTGCGCCGCGGCGATCCGGTCGTCGCGCTCCCCTCGGGCCGCACGTCGCACATCGCCCGCATCGTCACCTACGACGGCGACCTCGAAGAAGCGTTCGCCCCGCAATCCGTGACGCTCACGCTCGAAGACGAAATCGACCTCTCGCGCGGCGAGATGCTCGTACACCCCGATTCGCTGCCGCATGTCGGGCACCGTTTCCGCGCCATGATGGTCTGGATGGACGAGCACCCGCTCGACCGCTCGAAAGCCTTCTACCTCAAGCATACGACCCACACGACCCGTGCCCATGTCGAGGCGATCCACCACCGCGTGGAGATCAACGTCGGCGAGACGGTCGAGGCCGACGGCATGAAACTCAACGAAATCGCGCTGGTGTCGCTCGTGACCGACGCCCCGCTGCTCTTCGACAGCTACCGCGAAAACCGGCAGACGGGGGCCTTCATCCTGATCGACCCCGTGACAAACTTCACGTCGGCCGTGGGTATGATCGTCGCACCCGACGCCGACGCCGCTCCGGACGGGGACGCCGCGGAGCGCATTACCGTCAATCTTTCGGGAAGTGCGATCGGACCCGAGCACGACGCCGCGATCGCCGACTTCTGCCGGCTGCTCCGCGAACAGACGGGCATCGACATCAAGACCATCCGTAAATAA
- the cysD gene encoding sulfate adenylyltransferase subunit CysD: protein MKEYQLSHLKTLEAEAIHIIREVAAEFRNPVMLYSIGKDSSVMVRLAEKAFYPGKVPFPLMHIDSKWKFREMIEFRDTYAKKYNWDLIVEYNKEAYEAGVGPFTHGSRVHTDLMKTQALLMALRKHKFDAAFGGARRDEEKSRAKERIFSFRNEFQQWDPKNQRPELWDIYNTRVHEGESIRVFPLSNWTELDVWQYIRQERIPIVPLYFAKERPVVEVNGNLIMVDDDRMPEELRRKATMRKVRFRTLGCYPLTGAIESEADTIEKIIEEMMITTRSERTTRVIDFDQEGSMEQKKREGYF from the coding sequence ATGAAAGAGTATCAGTTGAGCCATCTCAAAACGCTCGAAGCCGAAGCCATACACATCATCCGCGAGGTTGCGGCCGAGTTCCGCAACCCCGTCATGCTCTACTCCATCGGCAAGGATTCGTCGGTGATGGTCCGGCTGGCCGAAAAGGCCTTTTACCCCGGCAAGGTCCCCTTCCCGCTGATGCACATCGACTCGAAGTGGAAATTCCGCGAAATGATCGAATTTCGGGACACCTATGCCAAAAAGTACAACTGGGACCTGATCGTCGAATACAACAAGGAGGCCTACGAAGCGGGCGTCGGGCCCTTCACCCACGGCAGCCGCGTACACACCGACCTGATGAAGACCCAGGCCCTGCTGATGGCCCTGCGCAAGCACAAGTTCGACGCGGCATTCGGCGGTGCGCGGCGTGACGAGGAGAAGAGCCGCGCCAAGGAGCGCATCTTCTCGTTCCGCAACGAGTTCCAGCAGTGGGATCCCAAGAACCAGCGTCCCGAGCTGTGGGACATCTATAATACGCGCGTACACGAGGGCGAGAGCATCCGCGTCTTTCCGCTCTCGAACTGGACGGAGCTCGACGTCTGGCAGTACATCCGCCAGGAGCGCATTCCCATCGTGCCGCTCTATTTCGCCAAGGAGCGCCCGGTGGTCGAGGTCAACGGCAACCTGATCATGGTCGACGACGACCGCATGCCCGAGGAGCTGCGGCGCAAGGCCACGATGCGCAAGGTGCGCTTCCGGACGCTGGGCTGCTACCCGCTGACGGGCGCCATCGAGAGCGAAGCCGACACCATCGAGAAGATCATCGAGGAGATGATGATCACGACACGCTCCGAACGCACGACCCGCGTGATCGACTTCGACCAGGAGGGCAGCATGGAGCAGAAAAAACGAGAAGGATATTTTTAA
- a CDS encoding sulfotransferase, whose protein sequence is MGILNLKFNDLPVNTLVGADRRTFETVTRGAEIDEAYRSKYRLTKHVRQLLDPFFGINERRYAALPAMPEVEDPVFIIGHWRSGTTYAHNLLSCDDRFGYCSTYQTVFPHLMLWGRPFFKRCMAAVMPSSRPTDSMKLGADLPQEEEFALSNMTPCSHYHFWMFPRRMAEYRDRFLTFASATEQEREEFLAAQDKVMRIALYVSGKRQFLSKNPPHTGRVGMLLKRYPRAKFIYLVRNPYVVYESTRNFFRSTLEAVRMQTIPAEELEREILLNYRALYECYERDKKLIPEGQLFEVRFEELEADPLPIVGQIYDRLSLGDFNRVRPAMEHYLASQRAFRKKEYVFDLQTTLTVERYWGEAVKQWGYRL, encoded by the coding sequence ATGGGCATTCTCAACCTGAAATTCAACGACCTGCCGGTCAACACGCTTGTCGGCGCCGACCGGAGGACCTTCGAGACCGTGACACGCGGAGCGGAGATCGACGAGGCCTACCGCAGCAAATACCGGCTGACGAAACACGTCCGGCAGCTGCTCGACCCCTTCTTCGGGATCAACGAACGGCGCTATGCCGCGCTGCCTGCCATGCCGGAGGTGGAGGACCCGGTCTTCATCATCGGCCACTGGCGCAGCGGCACGACCTATGCACACAACCTCTTGTCGTGCGACGACCGGTTCGGCTACTGCTCGACCTACCAGACCGTCTTCCCGCACCTGATGCTGTGGGGACGCCCCTTTTTCAAACGGTGCATGGCGGCCGTGATGCCGTCGTCGCGGCCTACGGACTCGATGAAGCTGGGTGCGGACCTCCCGCAGGAGGAGGAGTTCGCGCTGAGCAACATGACGCCGTGTTCGCACTACCACTTCTGGATGTTCCCACGCCGTATGGCCGAATACCGCGACCGGTTCCTCACCTTCGCCTCCGCCACGGAGCAGGAACGCGAGGAGTTTCTCGCAGCGCAGGACAAGGTGATGCGCATTGCGCTGTACGTCTCGGGCAAGCGGCAGTTCCTGAGCAAAAACCCGCCCCACACGGGACGTGTCGGGATGCTGCTGAAGCGCTATCCGCGCGCGAAGTTCATCTATCTGGTGCGCAATCCGTATGTCGTCTACGAATCGACGCGTAACTTTTTCCGTTCGACGCTTGAGGCGGTACGCATGCAGACGATCCCGGCCGAGGAGCTCGAGCGCGAGATCCTGCTCAACTACCGGGCGCTGTACGAATGCTACGAGCGCGACAAGAAGCTGATTCCCGAAGGACAGCTTTTCGAGGTTCGCTTCGAGGAGTTGGAGGCCGATCCGCTTCCGATCGTCGGGCAGATCTACGACCGGCTGTCGCTGGGCGATTTCAATCGGGTACGTCCGGCCATGGAACACTATCTGGCCTCGCAGCGCGCATTCCGCAAGAAGGAATACGTCTTCGACCTGCAAACGACGCTGACAGTCGAGCGGTATTGGGGCGAAGCCGTGAAACAGTGGGGGTATCGGCTATGA
- the cysC gene encoding adenylyl-sulfate kinase, whose product MENIHPIFDRMESRTDKERLLGHRGAVVWFTGLSGSGKSTLAIALERELSARGILCRILDGDNVRCGINAGLGFSEADRRENIRRVAEVCRLFVDTGVVVLACFVSPTRELRRMAREIVGTEDFCEVYVATPLGECERRDVKGLYAKARRGEIRDFTGISAPFEEPERPELRIDTSGRSSGECVAQMLQELLPRISQNKKIPSDADRIGNIRTEK is encoded by the coding sequence ATGGAAAACATTCATCCAATCTTCGACCGCATGGAATCCCGAACGGACAAGGAGCGACTGCTCGGACACCGCGGCGCCGTCGTCTGGTTCACGGGACTCTCCGGCTCGGGCAAAAGCACCCTGGCAATCGCCCTCGAACGCGAACTCTCGGCCCGCGGCATCCTTTGCCGGATCCTCGACGGCGACAACGTCCGCTGCGGCATCAATGCCGGGCTGGGATTCTCCGAAGCCGACCGCCGGGAGAACATTCGCCGCGTAGCGGAGGTTTGCCGCCTCTTCGTCGACACGGGCGTCGTGGTGCTGGCATGCTTCGTAAGCCCGACGCGCGAACTGCGCCGCATGGCCCGGGAGATCGTCGGCACGGAGGATTTCTGCGAGGTGTACGTGGCAACGCCCCTCGGGGAGTGTGAGCGCCGCGACGTGAAGGGCCTCTACGCCAAGGCCCGGCGGGGAGAGATCCGCGACTTTACGGGCATCTCGGCCCCCTTCGAGGAGCCCGAGCGGCCGGAGCTGCGCATCGACACCTCGGGGCGCAGCTCCGGAGAGTGCGTCGCGCAGATGCTGCAGGAGCTTCTGCCGCGGATCTCACAGAACAAAAAAATACCATCGGATGCCGACCGGATCGGCAACATCAGAACCGAAAAATAA